A genomic region of Myxococcaceae bacterium JPH2 contains the following coding sequences:
- a CDS encoding nuclear transport factor 2 family protein: MKTWMLCMSLLLSGVTLAPRDAGADPSDEAAVHKPLEALLQGHSTGKVESLQQAYWPDARLTFVRDGAVQVMSIDEHFKRFADHYRSPAGKPRPDAGAWHRDIRAVQVLGTMAVATVVEDGPESRYTSYLTLLQVKGEWRIINKSFHEERKAPVLKAAP; encoded by the coding sequence ATGAAGACCTGGATGCTGTGCATGAGCCTGCTGCTCTCGGGCGTGACACTCGCGCCCCGCGACGCGGGCGCGGACCCAAGCGACGAAGCAGCCGTGCACAAACCCTTGGAGGCGCTCCTCCAAGGACACTCCACCGGCAAGGTCGAGTCCCTCCAGCAAGCCTATTGGCCCGACGCGCGGCTGACGTTCGTGCGAGACGGCGCCGTGCAAGTCATGAGCATCGACGAGCACTTCAAGCGCTTCGCGGACCACTACCGCTCGCCCGCGGGCAAGCCCAGGCCGGATGCGGGCGCGTGGCATCGCGACATCCGTGCGGTGCAGGTCCTGGGGACCATGGCCGTCGCCACGGTGGTCGAGGACGGGCCCGAGAGCCGCTACACCTCGTACTTGACGCTGCTCCAGGTGAAGGGGGAGTGGCGCATCATCAACAAGTCCTTCCATGAGGAGCGCAAGGCGCCGGTGCTAAAAGCGGCCCCATGA
- a CDS encoding TIGR03118 family protein encodes MSSARSPRQRQRHWIPLGLILGTTSGLALAAGLWAQPNAYVQHDLTSDGAQEAEHVDKNLVNPWGVAFNPFGFAWVADNGTGRATPLDGNGKPQAPIVTIPTPPGDTGDASPTGVVFNGSEDFVIHQGSAEGPSRFIFATEQGTLGAWSPDVDRTHAILVVDNSGSDAVYKGLALAGNGEGLHLYATDFHHGRIDVFDRHFSPVHLEGSFVDPSLPDGFAPFGIHTLQGNLYVTYARQDEERHDDVKGKGLGFVSVFDANGHFLRRLISQGKLNAPWGIALAPADFGSFSNRLLVGNFGDGTINAYDLATGHAEGSLESPDGTAVRIDGLWGMAFGNGVNGQPGNALFFAAGPQEEAHGVFGRLDAVPTTEPTPTPDRLSPAPAAQ; translated from the coding sequence ATGAGTTCCGCACGGTCTCCACGGCAGCGTCAGCGGCATTGGATTCCCCTCGGCCTCATCCTGGGAACGACGTCGGGGTTGGCTCTCGCGGCGGGCCTCTGGGCCCAGCCCAACGCCTATGTGCAGCACGACCTCACCTCTGACGGCGCGCAGGAGGCGGAGCACGTCGACAAGAACCTGGTGAACCCCTGGGGCGTCGCGTTCAATCCCTTCGGCTTCGCCTGGGTCGCGGACAACGGAACAGGGCGCGCGACACCCCTGGATGGCAATGGGAAGCCGCAGGCTCCCATCGTGACCATTCCCACGCCGCCTGGAGACACGGGAGACGCCAGTCCCACGGGCGTCGTCTTCAACGGCTCCGAGGACTTCGTCATCCATCAAGGCTCCGCCGAGGGCCCCAGTCGCTTCATCTTCGCCACGGAGCAAGGAACGCTGGGAGCCTGGTCCCCCGACGTGGACCGCACGCACGCGATCCTCGTGGTGGACAACTCCGGCTCGGACGCCGTCTACAAGGGCTTGGCGCTGGCGGGGAACGGCGAGGGCCTGCACCTGTACGCCACGGACTTCCACCACGGCCGCATCGACGTCTTCGATCGCCACTTCTCCCCGGTCCATCTGGAAGGCTCGTTCGTGGACCCATCGCTGCCGGATGGCTTCGCGCCCTTCGGCATCCACACCCTCCAGGGCAACCTCTATGTGACGTATGCCCGCCAGGACGAGGAACGCCACGACGACGTCAAGGGCAAGGGCCTGGGGTTCGTGAGCGTGTTCGATGCGAACGGCCACTTCCTGCGGCGGCTCATCTCGCAAGGGAAGCTCAACGCGCCCTGGGGCATCGCGCTGGCGCCCGCCGACTTCGGCAGCTTCAGCAACCGACTGTTGGTGGGTAACTTTGGCGATGGGACCATCAACGCCTATGACCTGGCGACCGGCCACGCCGAGGGCTCACTCGAAAGCCCCGATGGCACCGCGGTCCGCATCGATGGCCTGTGGGGGATGGCGTTCGGCAATGGCGTCAACGGCCAGCCTGGCAACGCGCTCTTCTTCGCCGCGGGTCCACAAGAGGAAGCCCACGGCGTCTTCGGTCGGCTCGACGCGGTGCCCACCACCGAGCCCACGCCCACCCCGGACCGCCTGTCTCCCGCGCCCGCCGCGCAGTAG
- a CDS encoding GNAT family N-acetyltransferase, which produces MPPNLDPTAIDTERLTMRRPRLEDFEEALAMWGDPAVTRFITGKAATREEMWNRLLRYVGHWELMGYGFWVVREKSTGKFAGEVGLADFRRDIELSFDGAKEMGWVLSSEFHGKGFATEAMTAALKWVEGRFGPERVVCIIDPGNEPSRKVALKVGFRECARGSYKGSPTVMYERLPGGK; this is translated from the coding sequence ATGCCTCCCAACCTCGACCCCACTGCCATTGACACCGAGCGCCTCACGATGCGGCGCCCTCGCCTGGAAGACTTCGAGGAGGCGCTCGCGATGTGGGGGGACCCGGCGGTGACTCGCTTCATCACGGGTAAGGCGGCCACTCGCGAGGAGATGTGGAACCGCCTGCTGCGTTACGTGGGCCACTGGGAGCTGATGGGCTACGGGTTCTGGGTGGTGCGTGAGAAGAGCACCGGGAAGTTCGCTGGAGAGGTGGGGCTCGCGGACTTCCGCCGCGACATCGAGCTGTCCTTCGATGGTGCGAAGGAGATGGGCTGGGTGTTGTCCTCGGAGTTCCACGGCAAGGGCTTCGCCACGGAGGCGATGACCGCGGCGCTGAAGTGGGTGGAGGGGCGCTTCGGTCCGGAGCGCGTGGTCTGCATCATCGACCCGGGCAACGAGCCGTCCCGCAAGGTGGCGCTCAAGGTCGGGTTCCGCGAGTGCGCGCGCGGCAGCTACAAGGGATCGCCCACGGTGATGTACGAGCGACTCCCTGGCGGGAAGTGA
- a CDS encoding helicase, which produces MNSSPSGRASVVVAELGPTNTGKTHRAIERMLEHDSGMMGLPLRLLAREVYDRVTARVGEGRVALMTGEEKRLPPRPDYWICTVEAMPMDRTVDFLAVDEIQLAAHRERGHVFTDRLLHARGRKETWFLGAETLRPMVQSLIPHVSVKRATRLSQLRYSGRRSLKSLPPRSAVVAFSADRVYELAESLRRLRGGVAVVLGALSPRTRNAQVAMYQSGEVQYLVATDAIGMGLNLDLHHVAFASLSKYDGAEQRDLFPDELAQIAGRAGRHLNDGTFGTLNTLPELSPRIVSAVETHQFPAVRRLIWRNAQLDFSTSEALLDSLSRAPQHSAFVRVERADDFDALKDLSQVPAIRDLITEPASVELLWQVCQIPDFRKGLFGQHVALLRETFLQLSEGDGTLETSWLAKQVAPLDDVSGDIHTLMDRLAAIRIWTYISQRSSWLHDAEHWQERTRHIEDALGDALHERLVERFVQRAARRSARRFTRATAARPAAASDSPFAKLGLLLGDTAGAEGTPLTEEQFVQRVVDATHESFQVDAAGNISFEDQPLARLVRGADRRSPQLALAEPEVWTGGARQRLERRMLALARDLVTEAMGGFPAESLTGAGRSPATRGLAYRLAAGLGVVSRHEAREQWEQLDTESRERLRALGVREGQRFFYVSESLAPPALERRSMLMSLFHQRAVPAGIPREPLLEVATLGDWDARAFGYEVLGAVALRIDIVERLSEALRHPHGGPQVQRLLQELRLDGAARARVLRELGGPSGTTQKKRRRRRRGKPAPAVPNKGDARV; this is translated from the coding sequence ATGAACTCCAGCCCTTCCGGCCGTGCGTCCGTCGTCGTGGCGGAGCTGGGGCCCACCAACACCGGGAAGACCCATCGGGCCATCGAGCGCATGCTGGAGCATGACTCGGGGATGATGGGGCTGCCGCTCCGGCTGCTGGCCCGCGAGGTCTACGACCGGGTGACCGCCCGAGTCGGCGAGGGTCGCGTGGCGCTGATGACCGGAGAGGAGAAGCGCCTGCCTCCCCGCCCGGACTATTGGATCTGCACGGTCGAGGCGATGCCGATGGACCGGACCGTCGACTTCCTCGCCGTGGATGAAATCCAGCTCGCGGCGCACCGTGAGCGCGGACATGTCTTCACGGACCGGCTGCTGCACGCACGTGGTCGCAAGGAGACGTGGTTCCTGGGCGCGGAGACCCTGCGCCCCATGGTGCAGTCGCTCATCCCGCACGTCTCCGTGAAGCGCGCGACCCGCTTGTCCCAGCTGCGCTATTCCGGGCGCCGCTCGCTGAAGAGCCTGCCGCCCCGCTCGGCGGTGGTCGCGTTCTCCGCGGACCGCGTGTACGAGCTGGCCGAGTCGCTGCGCCGCCTCCGAGGGGGTGTCGCGGTGGTGCTGGGCGCGCTGTCGCCTCGGACGCGCAATGCCCAGGTGGCGATGTACCAGTCGGGCGAAGTCCAATACCTGGTGGCCACGGATGCCATTGGCATGGGGCTCAACCTGGACCTGCATCACGTCGCGTTCGCGTCGCTCTCCAAATACGACGGCGCCGAGCAACGCGACCTCTTCCCAGACGAGCTGGCGCAGATTGCCGGGCGCGCGGGCCGGCACCTCAACGACGGCACCTTCGGGACCCTCAACACGCTGCCGGAGCTGTCTCCTCGCATCGTGTCCGCCGTGGAGACCCACCAGTTCCCCGCGGTGCGCAGACTCATCTGGCGCAACGCCCAGCTCGACTTCTCCACCTCGGAGGCCTTGCTCGACTCGCTGTCTCGCGCACCCCAGCACTCGGCATTCGTTCGCGTGGAGCGCGCGGATGACTTCGATGCGCTGAAGGACCTGTCGCAGGTGCCCGCCATCCGCGACCTCATCACCGAGCCCGCGTCGGTCGAGCTGCTGTGGCAGGTCTGCCAGATTCCCGACTTCCGCAAGGGGCTCTTTGGTCAGCACGTGGCGCTGCTGCGCGAGACGTTCCTGCAGCTCTCCGAGGGCGACGGCACGCTCGAGACCTCGTGGCTGGCGAAGCAGGTCGCGCCGCTCGATGACGTCTCGGGAGACATCCACACGCTGATGGACCGGCTGGCCGCCATCCGCATCTGGACATACATCAGTCAGCGGTCGAGCTGGCTGCATGACGCCGAGCACTGGCAGGAGCGCACGCGCCACATCGAGGATGCGCTGGGCGATGCCCTCCACGAGCGACTCGTGGAGCGCTTTGTTCAGCGGGCCGCGCGTCGCAGTGCGCGTCGCTTCACGCGGGCCACCGCCGCGCGACCGGCGGCTGCGTCGGACAGCCCCTTCGCCAAGCTGGGGCTGCTGTTGGGCGACACCGCTGGCGCAGAGGGCACCCCGCTGACCGAAGAGCAGTTCGTGCAGCGCGTGGTGGACGCGACGCACGAGAGCTTCCAGGTGGATGCGGCGGGGAACATCTCGTTCGAGGATCAGCCCTTGGCGCGCCTGGTGCGCGGCGCGGACCGGCGCTCGCCGCAGCTCGCGCTCGCGGAGCCGGAGGTGTGGACGGGCGGGGCGCGGCAGCGGCTCGAACGTCGCATGCTGGCGTTGGCTCGGGACCTCGTCACCGAGGCGATGGGTGGCTTCCCCGCGGAGTCCCTCACGGGCGCGGGGCGCTCGCCCGCGACGCGGGGACTGGCGTATCGGTTGGCCGCGGGACTGGGCGTGGTGTCGCGCCACGAAGCGCGAGAGCAGTGGGAGCAACTGGACACGGAGTCGCGCGAGCGGCTGCGCGCGCTGGGCGTCCGTGAGGGGCAGCGGTTCTTCTACGTCAGCGAGTCCTTGGCCCCTCCCGCCCTGGAGCGGCGGAGCATGTTGATGTCGCTGTTCCATCAGCGTGCAGTGCCCGCCGGGATTCCGCGCGAGCCCCTCCTGGAGGTCGCGACGTTGGGCGATTGGGATGCGCGCGCGTTCGGCTACGAGGTGCTCGGGGCCGTGGCCCTGAGAATCGACATCGTCGAGCGGCTCAGCGAGGCGCTGCGTCACCCGCACGGTGGCCCTCAGGTGCAGCGGCTCCTGCAGGAGCTGCGATTGGACGGCGCGGCGCGTGCTCGCGTCTTGCGCGAGCTGGGCGGGCCTTCGGGCACAACACAAAAGAAGCGGCGCCGACGCCGGCGGGGAAAGCCTGCCCCGGCCGTTCCCAACAAGGGCGATGCGCGCGTGTGA
- a CDS encoding prolipoprotein diacylglyceryl transferase, producing the protein MNPSLLHEFSPSIVRLSDTLSLQWSGAAELTGLLLAFVWLKHQAARGAGPFAPAEVSGFVLYTGLLGVVLGGHAGAVLLHQWDDFSRDGTLSFLFHESRTSVLGVLAGVLACAAFHARQRQRSWLQVTDALVLLAPVGLLLWHLAAFTEGEPLGRVSHVPWALRFPTELNVDGFQPVAPAALDLAPLAHAPGYELARLARENPRLAEEFLRILPPRHPVLLYQAALEGCVLLALLWAARTRWPSARPGVMTGLFFVLYGGLSWASTPFLEPDLNLPLSYQFEQGVLLSLLLLAVGAAFLLEVLGQRRVVAPTSQA; encoded by the coding sequence GTGAATCCCTCCCTGCTGCACGAGTTCTCTCCCTCGATCGTCCGTCTCTCCGACACGCTGTCCCTGCAATGGTCGGGAGCGGCGGAGCTCACGGGGCTCCTCCTCGCGTTCGTCTGGCTCAAGCACCAGGCGGCGCGAGGAGCAGGCCCTTTCGCGCCCGCCGAGGTGTCTGGGTTTGTCCTCTACACGGGGCTGCTGGGCGTGGTGTTGGGCGGACACGCGGGGGCCGTGCTCCTGCATCAGTGGGATGACTTCTCGCGTGACGGCACCCTCTCGTTCCTGTTTCACGAGAGCAGGACTTCCGTGCTCGGCGTGCTCGCGGGAGTCCTCGCGTGCGCGGCCTTCCATGCTCGCCAGCGCCAGCGCTCATGGCTTCAGGTGACGGATGCCTTGGTGCTGCTGGCCCCCGTGGGCCTGTTGTTGTGGCACCTGGCGGCCTTCACGGAGGGAGAGCCCTTGGGGCGCGTCTCCCATGTGCCTTGGGCCCTGCGCTTCCCCACCGAGCTGAACGTCGACGGCTTCCAGCCCGTCGCTCCCGCCGCGCTCGACCTCGCGCCCCTGGCCCATGCGCCGGGCTACGAACTCGCGCGCCTGGCCCGGGAGAACCCGCGGCTCGCAGAAGAGTTCCTGCGCATCCTCCCACCCCGCCATCCCGTGCTCCTCTACCAGGCGGCGCTGGAAGGCTGCGTCCTCCTTGCGCTGCTGTGGGCCGCGCGCACGCGCTGGCCCTCGGCCCGTCCGGGAGTGATGACCGGACTCTTCTTCGTGCTGTACGGGGGACTGTCCTGGGCCAGCACGCCGTTCCTCGAGCCAGACCTCAACCTGCCGCTGTCGTACCAGTTCGAGCAAGGGGTGCTGCTGTCCCTCCTCTTGCTGGCGGTGGGCGCGGCGTTCCTGCTCGAAGTCCTGGGTCAGCGCCGCGTGGTGGCGCCAACTTCCCAGGCGTGA